The nucleotide sequence aTCAAGATTGTTAAGCTAAATTCTCCGATCCTTAATATATCCAGATCTAAATTGAGTAATAAAAAGATCAGCACTAAAAGCACTTCATGTCACTTTATATTAAGAACAGCAACACGAGATTTACTTACAAAGATGGAAATGTTGAACACTAGTAATCCATTAACTATTACAGTAAGTAATTAATACCGAAACTGTACATCTGGATTGAGATCCAGATCCAGATCCAGATCCAAAAAATATAGGTACTAATGTCTGAGATCTTATTTAATAGCCAACTGTAGGCTTCAATGATCATATCTCAACAACAAGATCAAGAActaaacacacaaaaaaaaaacaaacaaacaagtgAGACAACATTTTAAGACCAATCGACACCAGTTGAAATCTAAGTTCGAAGTAAGAGATTTTAGATCTGAATTCAATCCATAAAAAAAGTCGTGAAACAAAAGGAGAAATCAACTGATCTAGATCTGGATCTGGATCCAAGAGGACGGGAAATTGAGCTGCCCTAAATTTTAGATCGTCAAGAAGGAACTCACCTTGCTCTTGGTCACGGAATCGTTGACGTTGATAGCCGGGAAGAGCAGAGAGCCACTGGCCTGCATCTGGTAAAGCCGCTTAACACCGGTGGTAGTTTCCTCCGACACGCCCACAAGCCGCTCCTTCATCCGACGGTACTTCTTGGGGTCGACCTTAAGCCCGTCGCGAATGAGCCCGAGCACGATCTGGAACTCGGCGTTGTCCGTGGAGGCCGGATCCGGCAGCTTTCCGGTCTTCTCGTACTCCTCCTCGGCCTTGACGCCCTCGTGGATGAGCAGGGTCGCATCGCCGCCGTCGTCGACGATAAGGTCGGGGCCGCCGGCAGGGCCCCAGTCGAGGCACCGCTCGGTGCACCACCAGTACTCGGCGAGGGTCTCGCCCTTCCAGGCGAAGACGGCGGCGGAGTCACGGGCGATCGCGGCGGCAGCGTGGTCCTGGGTGGAGAAGATGTTGCAGGAGCACCAGCGGACCTCGGCACCGAGGGCGGTGAGGGACTCGATGAGGACGGCGGTCTGGATGGTCATGTGGAGGGAGCCAGAGATGCGGGCGCCGGCGAAGGGCTTGGACGGGCCGAACTCCGCGCGGCAGGCCATGAGCCCGGGCATCTCCACCTCCGCGAGCTCGATCTCCAGGCGGCCGAAGTCAGCCTGGGAGAGATCCTTCACCTTGTACTCGCGCCCCGTCGACGTCTTCTCCACCAGCAGCGCCATCTTCTATCGATTGAAGAAATAGAGCGGCTAAGAGAGAGAGAAGCGAGCAGAGGAACCGGAGAGGGACGGAGTGAAAATGGGCTgtgaatgtgtatatatatagaggTGGGAGAGGAAATGGACGTATGAGATGAAACGGTGCTGGAATTAGGCAGATGTGGAACGTTGAATTTTTGTCGGTGAGGTGGGGGTGGGTGGTTCTAGTGATGGATAAGTGCTGGACAAATCATATGTTGCTCTGTATGTCGTCATAGTTAATCTTCGTCTTTATTTGTTAATACAATAACATTGAAATTTAAATGGACAGTAATGCCTGTTTCAAAACTATTAGAAGAGACTTCTTGTCTCCTCTTCCTGCGCGAAGGGGTCCTCGGCCTGCCTTTGCGTTTTGTCTCCGATCTGGTGGCAAAATCTTTTCTCGGCGATTGCATGGCCTCCAATCAATGGAACAACAGTCTCCTAGTTTTTTTTTAAGACCTCTTCCATATTATTTACTCCTGATGGGAAGTATTATAGCATAAGTCATCGATTGGCAATCGCTCGGGAACTGAGATTGAGGACAACATAACATCTTATGTGGGACAGTTAACACCCCTTGGCTATTCCCTACCTGTATTGCATTGCACAAGATGGTATGAAATGATGTCGTGTTATAGGAGTCGCAACAGGTTAACCCGTGTCACAGGAGGCTGTATGGGTCGATCACAAACATGAATTTGTCGCCAAAGGTACCAGTGACCCGTGTAGCCATAGTTCCCTCCCGTTGGCTCAATAGGTATAAAAGTCGATCCTCAACATCTAAAGAGATAATCGATCACAAAAAAAACCTCATTAGATATAGAACCAATTCCCCATTAGCTAACTTAAATATCTGAGAGGTCGGGTCGGGAATCCCTTCCAACATTGACTTATTGTGTAGGGTCCCAACAAAGATCAAATATATGATAGAACCTCAAAGGAATTATATGaaaattgatctttgagggagatcaaaccttgaaacgctataggggttccaccctcctagaagtcgaccAAATGGCTATAATTATAGAGtatcttattctcaaagagatggaagcttcatgcttatatagggctccaaaccctagccctaggggatgCTTCCTAAgtaagttaccccttttgcccttaaccctaaccaaccaacccAGTAAAAGGGGGCGATGGCTAGAAagtccaaaggcccaaatataaaccataGTCACTCTTCTTTATAGAATAGAGGTGGCTAGGTAGGATTTATTACAATTTCACAGGGTTtcattagctgcttcttggttgagtaggacccaaccctactagggtcctatcaagttCGCCCTCTCCAAATCAACCTTATACTCAAGGCTGAGATTTCATGAACTTAGTGAACCGGGTCtttagctcctcatatgattctcatgtggcgtcttcaagtggtaaattattccaatgcactagtacttcagtagaggaacGTCGGTGACGCATCACGATTCTACCGTCtaa is from Musa acuminata AAA Group cultivar baxijiao chromosome BXJ3-8, Cavendish_Baxijiao_AAA, whole genome shotgun sequence and encodes:
- the LOC135645827 gene encoding adenosylhomocysteinase-like isoform X2 — encoded protein: MALLVEKTSTGREYKVKDLSQADFGRLEIELAEVEMPGLMACRAEFGPSKPFAGARISGSLHMTIQTAVLIESLTALGAEVRWCSCNIFSTQDHAAAAIARDSAAVFAWKGETLAEYWWCTERCLDWGPAGGPDLIVDDGGDATLLIHEGVKAEEEYEKTGKLPDPASTDNAEFQIVLGLIRDGLKVDPKKYRRMKERLVGVSEETTTGVKRLYQMQASGSLLFPAINVNDSVTKSKFDNLYGCRHSLPDGLMRATDVMIAGKVAVVCGYGDVGKGCAAAMKQAGARVIVTEIDPICALQALMEGIPVLTLEDVVSEVDIFVTTTGNKDIIMVEHMKKMKNNAIVCNIGHFDNEIDMHGLETYPGVKRITIKPQTDRWVFPETNTGIIVLAEGRLMNLGCATGHPSFVMSCSFTNQVQGACKLPNPSQGDAQSLIHRPPWDGPLVQQGTGFSYLLL
- the LOC135645827 gene encoding adenosylhomocysteinase-like isoform X3, encoding MALLVEKTSTGREYKVKDLSQADFGRLEIELAEVEMPGLMACRAEFGPSKPFAGARISGSLHMTIQTAVLIESLTALGAEVRWCSCNIFSTQDHAAAAIARDSAAVFAWKGETLAEYWWCTERCLDWGPAGGPDLIVDDGGDATLLIHEGVKAEEEYEKTGKLPDPASTDNAEFQIVLGLIRDGLKVDPKKYRRMKERLVGVSEETTTGVKRLYQMQASGSLLFPAINVNDSVTKSKFDNLYGCRHSLPDGLMRATDVMIAGKVAVVCGYGDVGKGCAAAMKQAGARVIVTEIDPICALQALMEGIPVLTLEDVVSEVDIFVTTTGNKDIIMVEHMKKMKNNAIVCNIGHFDNEIDMHGLETYPGVKRITIKPQTDRWVFPETNTGIIVLAEGRLMNLGCATGHPSFVMSCSFTNQCV